A part of Vibrio sp. B1FLJ16 genomic DNA contains:
- a CDS encoding NapC/NirT family cytochrome c: MGLWSRPKKKWMLGIPLGGLIAFILGVGALGAFHGVINFSSTNDFCFSCHIGMDTIVEEYQESIHFKNSKGVIAATCNDCHVPREFIPKMVVKVTAISDIFHKLKGDITLENFETEHRPRLAAKVTEQFVAEKSKQCKYCHQVDRMDFEAQGRTTARRHQMMEQRGQSCIDCHAGIAHKLPEKAVETSAALIPIVVNNWSF; this comes from the coding sequence ATGGGATTGTGGAGTCGGCCAAAGAAAAAATGGATGCTCGGAATTCCACTCGGTGGACTGATCGCGTTTATTTTGGGTGTGGGGGCGCTGGGCGCTTTCCATGGCGTAATAAATTTCTCAAGCACCAATGATTTTTGTTTTAGCTGCCACATAGGGATGGACACGATTGTTGAAGAGTATCAAGAGTCTATTCACTTCAAAAACTCCAAAGGTGTGATAGCGGCGACATGTAATGACTGTCACGTTCCACGTGAGTTCATTCCCAAAATGGTAGTCAAGGTCACCGCAATATCTGATATTTTCCACAAGTTGAAAGGTGATATCACGCTGGAAAATTTTGAAACTGAACACCGGCCGAGACTAGCGGCTAAGGTTACTGAACAGTTTGTAGCAGAGAAATCCAAGCAGTGTAAGTACTGTCATCAAGTCGATAGGATGGATTTTGAAGCGCAAGGCCGTACAACCGCAAGGCGACACCAGATGATGGAGCAAAGAGGGCAGTCATGTATTGATTGTCATGCCGGGATTGCACACAAGTTGCCGGAAAAAGCAGTGGAGACTAGCGCAGCACTAATACCAATCGTAGTAAATAACTGGTCATTCTAG
- a CDS encoding MATE family efflux transporter, producing MTFLSQLSVHADKTFLRRLFAIALPITLQSIMFSSRSLVDVLMLGQLGEAEIAAVGVAARATFVTTIMLVGVTTGGALLTAQYWGAGDKTGVRQSTALTWVISMVFAAMAVSLFVFYPKPIMSLTTDSQQVIDLGANYLVASSASMFAVACVASMAVGLRAMHQPGLSTFFSGIGIISNVFLNWVLIFGHLGFPALGITGAAIATVISGAIEVGCLFGYLWFKKHILAFNWDDIRSGLMLDRITRFLSLSLPTTFNFLAWAGGLFVYHAIMGQAGVQGLAALSVMTPVESISLAMMIGLSNAAAVLVGNQLGAKSFEPVYYQAWATVILNLVIAVVVALLLLLSNQWILNAFSALTPETRQLSEQFMMILAIGVVLRSIPMMVIVGVLRAGGDVKFCLYQDIIAQWVIGIPLAAFAAIYLGWDPQWVYLLFLTEEVVKWAISLPRMRSKKWMKNLIEE from the coding sequence GTGACTTTCCTTTCTCAACTATCAGTTCACGCAGACAAAACATTTTTGCGTCGTTTGTTTGCGATAGCGCTGCCTATTACGTTACAGAGCATCATGTTCTCTAGCCGAAGCTTGGTCGATGTCTTGATGTTAGGCCAGCTTGGCGAGGCTGAAATCGCCGCTGTCGGTGTCGCTGCCCGCGCTACCTTCGTCACAACGATCATGTTGGTAGGTGTCACAACAGGTGGGGCGCTGCTAACCGCTCAGTATTGGGGAGCCGGAGATAAGACCGGAGTACGACAAAGTACCGCGCTGACCTGGGTTATATCCATGGTGTTTGCTGCGATGGCGGTTTCCCTGTTTGTATTTTACCCTAAGCCAATCATGAGCCTCACCACCGATTCGCAACAGGTGATTGATTTAGGTGCTAACTACTTGGTTGCTTCGTCTGCCAGTATGTTTGCCGTCGCCTGTGTGGCCAGTATGGCAGTTGGACTGCGAGCAATGCATCAGCCGGGTTTAAGTACTTTCTTCAGTGGTATCGGTATTATCTCGAATGTCTTTTTAAACTGGGTACTGATTTTTGGTCACTTAGGTTTCCCTGCATTAGGCATTACTGGTGCTGCTATTGCTACGGTCATAAGTGGTGCGATTGAAGTTGGCTGTTTGTTTGGATATTTGTGGTTTAAGAAGCACATTCTTGCTTTTAACTGGGATGACATTCGTTCTGGGTTGATGCTCGACAGAATAACGCGTTTTCTCAGCTTATCTTTACCAACGACGTTTAACTTTCTTGCCTGGGCTGGCGGGTTATTTGTTTACCATGCGATCATGGGGCAGGCGGGTGTTCAGGGCTTAGCTGCCCTCTCTGTTATGACACCAGTTGAGTCGATCTCTCTGGCAATGATGATTGGCTTATCGAATGCGGCTGCTGTTTTAGTAGGTAACCAGCTCGGAGCAAAGAGTTTTGAACCGGTTTACTATCAAGCGTGGGCAACGGTAATTTTGAATCTGGTAATTGCAGTTGTGGTTGCGTTGCTGCTACTGCTTTCAAACCAATGGATACTCAATGCATTCAGCGCATTGACGCCAGAGACCCGACAGTTGTCAGAGCAATTTATGATGATTCTCGCAATTGGCGTGGTATTACGCTCTATTCCAATGATGGTGATTGTGGGCGTTCTGCGTGCGGGTGGAGACGTTAAGTTCTGTTTATACCAGGATATTATTGCTCAGTGGGTAATTGGTATTCCTCTGGCGGCGTTTGCTGCCATTTATCTCGGTTGGGATCCGCAGTGGGTGTATCTGTTATTTTTAACTGAAGAGGTAGTGAAATGGGCAATTTCATTGCCACGGATGAGAAGTAAGAAGTGGATGAAAAACCTGATTGAAGAATGA
- a CDS encoding ABC transporter ATP-binding protein — protein sequence MLRLSDLCKGYVDGGEFHPVLQGAELTLQRGEQVALMGESGSGKSTLLNLIAGLDTVDSGEIQFIGFAMHDAPEHLRTLYRRNNIGNIFQQFNLLPTLNIADNIRFCRQLKGLPEDKGLWRQILSALDLMPLLGRYPEEVSGGQQQRAAIARALYMEPQLLLADEPTGSLDERNAEAVMRLLTTLARQLNCTLLLVTHSEKVADHMEGKIRLQGGQLHVMARS from the coding sequence ATGTTAAGACTGTCAGACCTATGTAAAGGCTATGTTGATGGGGGAGAGTTTCACCCCGTCTTACAGGGGGCAGAATTAACATTACAGCGCGGTGAGCAAGTCGCGTTGATGGGAGAGAGTGGTTCGGGAAAAAGTACGTTACTTAACCTGATTGCTGGTTTGGATACCGTTGATTCCGGAGAAATCCAGTTCATTGGTTTTGCTATGCATGATGCTCCTGAACATTTAAGGACGTTATACCGCCGCAATAACATCGGCAATATCTTCCAGCAGTTCAATCTTCTTCCTACTCTTAATATTGCCGATAACATTCGTTTCTGCCGTCAGTTAAAAGGCTTACCTGAAGATAAAGGCTTATGGCGCCAGATTCTTTCCGCTCTGGATCTCATGCCGCTTCTTGGCCGTTACCCTGAAGAAGTCTCCGGTGGTCAGCAGCAACGTGCCGCCATCGCTCGAGCTCTGTATATGGAACCTCAATTGCTTTTGGCGGATGAGCCGACAGGAAGTTTGGACGAGCGAAACGCTGAAGCGGTAATGCGTTTGCTGACCACTTTAGCTCGTCAACTCAACTGCACCTTGTTGTTAGTGACTCACAGTGAAAAAGTCGCAGACCACATGGAAGGCAAAATCCGGCTTCAGGGAGGGCAACTGCATGTTATGGCCCGTAGTTAA
- a CDS encoding ABC transporter permease: protein MLWPVVKALLGHYRRYPLQIILVWLGLTLGVSLLVGVTSINQHAKESYATGEKLFSNPLPYRISAKHSANKVPQGFYIQLRRAGFNQCAPFDVLHLDTKTDMDLMLVGVDPVSMIPLNQGKSLGEMPVLSLMKPPYPILMSRDLASYMSWKDGDFIEMSDGSRLGPVQVDQHNLLSGTRLITDISLLRMLKRSSGLSSILCGEMPEEKLSALKKMLPNGLSLNRNTRNELESLTKAFHMNLTAMGMLSFLVGLFIFYQAMSLSLIQRQRLVGIMRQAGVSGTQLAQALLLELSILVTIAWACGNFFGIILANQLIPTVSASLSDLYDANVGLSIEWSWQASIYSLIMSALGALISCLWPLIRLLKSQPIRLSSRLSLMRFAGREFSWQALAACAFCVAAVAIYQAPKTQETGFSIIALMMISVALLMPFIMWHVFQSFSYSLRWVRVRWFFADAAASMSYRGVATMAFMLALAANIGVETMVGSFRDTTDKWLNQRLAADIYIYPNNNNAARMSGWLQKQPEVDAVWWRWEKEIPTDKGALQVVSTGASEGELDSLTVKLGVPNYWYQLNNTKSLMVSESMALKLNIRPGDVIDLQAPLGEGWQVAGVYYDYGNPYNQVLMSHRNWLYAFAGTGNVALGIVLTDNVNGEGLKNRLENVFRLPQDRVFDNSNIYNQAMRVFDHTFAIAGTLGNITLIIAVFGLFFATLAGELSRQRHFSLLRCMGVSGKELVLLGGLQLFAFGAISAMIAVPLGLALAHLIVDIIIKQSFGWSLELQTIPWEYAKTIAWAMLAIMLAGALPVIRMIKSTPMKSLRDAL from the coding sequence ATGTTATGGCCCGTAGTTAAAGCACTACTCGGTCATTACCGTCGTTACCCACTGCAAATTATTCTCGTCTGGTTAGGTCTAACTCTGGGCGTATCTCTTCTTGTTGGTGTTACTTCTATCAACCAGCATGCGAAAGAGAGTTACGCCACGGGCGAAAAGCTCTTTTCAAACCCTCTGCCATATCGAATTAGCGCTAAGCATTCTGCTAATAAAGTTCCTCAAGGCTTTTATATTCAATTACGCCGTGCTGGCTTTAATCAGTGTGCTCCTTTTGACGTACTTCACCTAGACACAAAAACGGATATGGACCTTATGCTGGTGGGGGTGGATCCAGTGTCTATGATTCCCCTGAACCAAGGGAAGTCGTTAGGTGAAATGCCAGTATTGTCATTAATGAAGCCACCTTATCCGATTCTGATGAGTCGGGATCTTGCATCTTATATGAGTTGGAAAGATGGTGACTTTATTGAGATGAGTGACGGTAGTCGTCTGGGTCCGGTGCAGGTTGATCAACATAACTTGCTTTCAGGTACTAGGTTAATCACTGACATTTCTCTCCTTAGAATGCTGAAACGCAGTTCCGGTTTGTCCTCAATTTTGTGTGGGGAAATGCCAGAAGAAAAACTGTCAGCATTGAAAAAAATGTTACCAAATGGTCTGTCGCTGAATCGTAATACCCGCAATGAACTTGAATCACTGACGAAAGCGTTTCATATGAACTTAACCGCTATGGGTATGCTATCGTTCTTAGTCGGATTGTTTATTTTTTATCAAGCGATGTCGTTATCGCTAATTCAACGCCAGCGTTTGGTTGGTATCATGCGACAGGCTGGTGTTAGCGGTACGCAACTTGCTCAAGCACTATTACTTGAGCTAAGTATATTAGTGACTATCGCATGGGCATGCGGCAATTTCTTCGGGATAATACTCGCGAATCAACTTATTCCGACGGTGTCAGCGAGTCTCAGTGATTTGTATGATGCAAACGTCGGCTTGTCGATCGAGTGGTCGTGGCAGGCCAGTATCTACAGCTTAATTATGTCTGCGCTGGGGGCGTTGATATCTTGTTTATGGCCGTTGATTCGTTTGCTTAAGTCGCAGCCAATTCGCCTTTCTTCGCGTCTTTCACTGATGCGATTCGCTGGGCGCGAATTTTCTTGGCAAGCACTGGCTGCATGCGCTTTTTGTGTTGCTGCGGTCGCTATTTATCAAGCACCTAAAACACAGGAAACAGGCTTTTCTATTATCGCTCTTATGATGATCAGTGTGGCCTTGCTGATGCCGTTTATCATGTGGCATGTCTTTCAGAGTTTTTCATACTCATTACGCTGGGTTCGCGTCAGATGGTTTTTTGCCGATGCTGCGGCAAGTATGAGTTATCGCGGCGTAGCAACCATGGCATTTATGCTTGCTCTGGCAGCAAATATTGGTGTGGAAACCATGGTGGGGAGTTTCAGGGACACAACTGATAAATGGCTCAATCAGCGTTTGGCCGCGGATATTTATATTTATCCTAACAACAACAATGCCGCACGTATGAGCGGTTGGTTGCAGAAGCAACCTGAAGTCGATGCGGTATGGTGGCGTTGGGAGAAAGAGATTCCGACAGATAAAGGCGCATTGCAAGTTGTAAGTACTGGCGCATCAGAAGGCGAGTTGGATTCTTTAACCGTTAAATTGGGTGTGCCTAATTATTGGTACCAGTTAAATAACACTAAAAGCTTGATGGTCAGTGAATCCATGGCATTAAAGCTCAATATCCGGCCTGGTGATGTGATTGATCTTCAAGCGCCACTCGGTGAGGGATGGCAAGTTGCTGGTGTCTATTATGATTATGGAAATCCTTATAATCAGGTCTTGATGTCACATCGTAATTGGCTTTACGCATTTGCCGGCACGGGTAATGTCGCTTTGGGTATAGTGCTTACCGATAATGTTAATGGTGAAGGACTTAAGAATAGATTGGAGAATGTGTTCAGATTACCTCAGGATCGCGTTTTCGATAACAGCAATATCTATAATCAGGCAATGCGTGTGTTTGACCATACGTTTGCTATAGCAGGTACGTTAGGCAACATTACGCTTATCATTGCAGTTTTTGGATTATTCTTCGCAACACTCGCAGGGGAACTATCTCGCCAGCGTCACTTCTCACTGCTCCGATGTATGGGAGTATCTGGTAAAGAGTTGGTCTTGCTTGGTGGTCTTCAGTTGTTTGCCTTTGGTGCTATCTCAGCGATGATCGCAGTTCCGTTAGGTCTGGCTCTGGCTCACCTGATCGTGGATATCATTATTAAGCAGTCATTTGGTTGGTCACTAGAGCTACAAACGATTCCCTGGGAATACGCTAAGACCATCGCGTGGGCAATGTTAGCTATCATGCTCGCAGGCGCACTACCAGTAATAAGAATGATAAAAAGTACGCCAATGAAGTCATTAAGGGATGCGTTGTAG
- a CDS encoding lipocalin-like domain-containing protein, which produces MKKLNLQKRVLLLVLVVVAIATLAGLIRSEFWPVQTPTQESEISSILTRENKTIFEPVLPNEHVSLPADFKFHPKYQHEWWNYFAKLKDNDGETYNVQWSYFRVATDERDTSGWQNPQLYISHIVISHGSKVWKEQRVARGGIGQAGMQNRPFSLWIDNWNWRSLGTTPFPGKLVAATDKFSVDLNTRTNGPFAINGDRGFQVKHALQSIASFSFSAPFLKVKGTLNIEGKLIAVSGSAWTQKEWGSGLIGEGQKGWDWFIFNLDDGRALTVSRYRHHSQTPHIFGTLSTRSGKVINLSEKEITIKPMHVARLSGDKRLPLQWLINIPAYNIELTTRVANSDMWLPFVIPYWEGPITASGSNEAWGFMQLTGY; this is translated from the coding sequence GTGAAAAAACTGAACTTACAAAAACGCGTCTTACTATTGGTATTAGTTGTTGTAGCTATTGCTACTCTGGCAGGTTTGATTCGCTCAGAATTTTGGCCAGTACAAACTCCAACACAAGAGAGCGAAATCAGTTCGATTCTGACAAGAGAAAACAAAACCATTTTTGAACCGGTTTTGCCTAACGAGCACGTTTCGCTACCTGCTGACTTTAAGTTCCATCCCAAATATCAGCACGAGTGGTGGAATTACTTTGCAAAGCTTAAAGATAACGACGGTGAAACTTATAACGTTCAGTGGAGTTACTTCCGAGTTGCGACGGATGAGCGTGATACGAGTGGATGGCAAAATCCTCAGCTATATATCTCACACATCGTTATCAGCCATGGTTCTAAAGTTTGGAAAGAGCAACGTGTTGCCAGAGGAGGCATTGGTCAGGCCGGGATGCAAAACCGACCATTTAGCCTGTGGATAGATAACTGGAACTGGCGTTCACTCGGGACTACTCCTTTCCCTGGCAAGCTTGTTGCGGCGACGGATAAATTCAGTGTCGATCTTAATACAAGGACAAACGGGCCTTTTGCTATAAATGGCGACAGAGGGTTTCAGGTTAAACACGCCTTACAGTCTATAGCGTCATTTAGTTTCAGCGCTCCATTTCTCAAAGTGAAAGGTACCTTGAACATTGAAGGAAAACTCATCGCGGTATCTGGCTCTGCATGGACACAAAAAGAGTGGGGAAGTGGTCTCATAGGAGAAGGACAGAAAGGATGGGATTGGTTCATTTTTAATTTAGATGACGGAAGAGCTTTGACTGTCAGCCGCTACCGACATCATAGTCAAACGCCACATATTTTTGGTACGTTATCAACTCGCTCTGGTAAAGTGATTAATCTTTCTGAAAAAGAGATCACGATCAAACCAATGCATGTGGCTCGTTTATCCGGAGATAAACGACTTCCGTTACAGTGGCTTATCAATATCCCAGCTTACAACATAGAATTGACTACGCGAGTTGCAAATTCAGATATGTGGCTTCCCTTTGTTATTCCTTATTGGGAAGGGCCAATAACAGCTTCCGGCTCGAACGAAGCATGGGGATTTATGCAGTTGACGGGTTATTAA
- the nhaA gene encoding Na+/H+ antiporter NhaA gives MNDVIRDFFKMESAGGILLVIAAAIAMTIANTPLGETYQAALHSYVLGMSVSHWINDGLMAVFFLLIGLEVKRELLEGALKSKETAIFPAIAAVGGMLAPALIYVAFNAGDAEAISGWAIPAATDIAFALGIMALLGKRVPIALKVFLLALAIIDDLGVVVIIALFYTGDLSTTALLVGFVMTGVLFMLNAKKVTKLTPYMIVGAILWFAVLKSGVHATLAGVVIGFSIPLQGKPGEHSPLKHMEHALHPYVAFGILPLFAFANAGISLEGVSLSGLTSMLPLGIALGLLVGKPLGIFTFSWAAVKMGVAKLPEGINFKHIFAVSVLCGIGFTMSIFISSLAFANVSPEFDTYARLGILMGSTTAAIIGYVLLRISLPNKNADA, from the coding sequence ATGAACGATGTCATTCGTGACTTTTTCAAAATGGAATCAGCAGGTGGTATTCTTCTCGTAATTGCTGCGGCAATTGCGATGACCATTGCAAACACACCGCTGGGCGAAACTTACCAGGCGGCTTTGCATAGTTATGTATTAGGCATGTCAGTATCCCACTGGATTAATGACGGCCTGATGGCTGTGTTTTTCTTGCTTATTGGCCTTGAGGTTAAGCGCGAGCTACTTGAAGGTGCGTTGAAATCAAAAGAGACAGCGATCTTCCCAGCTATTGCTGCTGTAGGTGGTATGTTGGCACCTGCACTTATTTACGTTGCATTTAACGCGGGTGACGCAGAGGCGATTTCTGGTTGGGCTATTCCGGCAGCAACTGACATTGCATTCGCATTGGGCATTATGGCGCTTCTAGGCAAGCGTGTGCCGATTGCTCTAAAAGTATTCCTTTTAGCGCTAGCTATTATCGATGACTTAGGTGTTGTTGTGATCATTGCATTGTTCTACACGGGTGATCTGTCTACAACGGCATTATTGGTGGGCTTCGTCATGACGGGCGTGCTGTTCATGCTTAACGCCAAGAAAGTGACCAAACTGACTCCATACATGATTGTAGGTGCAATCCTATGGTTTGCAGTACTTAAGTCGGGTGTTCACGCTACTCTAGCTGGTGTGGTAATTGGTTTCTCAATCCCGCTTCAAGGTAAGCCAGGCGAGCATTCTCCGCTTAAGCATATGGAGCACGCACTTCACCCATATGTGGCGTTTGGTATTCTTCCGTTGTTCGCATTTGCAAACGCAGGTATCTCACTAGAAGGTGTGTCGTTGTCTGGTCTGACTTCAATGCTTCCTCTAGGAATTGCTTTAGGCTTGTTGGTTGGTAAGCCACTGGGTATTTTCACTTTCAGCTGGGCTGCTGTGAAAATGGGCGTCGCGAAGCTACCAGAAGGCATTAACTTTAAGCATATCTTCGCAGTGTCTGTGCTATGTGGTATCGGCTTTACAATGTCGATCTTCATTTCTTCACTGGCATTCGCGAATGTGAGTCCAGAGTTCGATACCTACGCTAGACTTGGTATCCTCATGGGGTCAACTACGGCTGCAATCATTGGTTATGTGTTGTTACGTATTTCTCTGCCGAATAAAAACGCAGATGCGTAG